The genomic region CTTCATGAGCTATCTTAGTAGCTAGTGCACTTGCTACTAATTCATGATGTGCTGCTTGATATTTAACCTGCTCTTTATTTTCTCCCTCTTCAAAGCAGATACCTGCAGCCATAAATGGTGCATGAAGGATCATGTTAATTTCATTAAAGGTTAACCAATAGTTAACAAGTCCCTTATATCTATTAAAAATAACCCTGCATAGTTTTTCATAGAAATCTACCATCTTTCTATTTCTCCAAGAACCATATTTTATTACTAGATTCATTGGACAATCAAAATGGGTAATTGTAACTAAAGGTTCAATACCATATTTACGGCATTCCTTAAACATGTCTTCATAGAATTTTAGACCTTCTTCATTTGGACTTTCATCATCACCATTTGGGAAAATTCTACTCCAAGCTATTGAACATCTATAAGTTTTAAAACCCATTTCAGCAAAAAGCTTAATATCTTCCTTATAATGATGGTACATATCTATAGCTTCCTTTGCTGGGTAAAAATGTTCATCATCAAATTCAAACATCTTCATTTCACCAGCTAATATAGGAAATCTATCCTTTCCTATAGGCACTAAATCCACATTGGCAAGGCCCCTTCCCCCTTCATTATATCCACCTTCACATTGGTTTGCAGCAGTTGCTCCTCCCCATAAAAAATCTTTTCTAAATCCCATTATCCTTCATTCCTTTCAATATTATATTTTTTTAGTTCATTTATTAATTATTTATTACTGTTAATAATTCATCATTCCTATTAACATATTCTTTTTCCGTTTCTATGATATCAAGATAATCAGAACTATTTGTTATAACAATAGGAGTCTCTATATTAAAACCTTCTTTTTTTATTCCATCTATATCAAAAGTAATTAAGTTTTGACCTGCCTTTACTTTATCACCTTGATTTACATGGGCTTTAAAATATTTTCCTTCTAATTTAACTGTATTAATACCAATATGAATTAATATTTCTATGCCCTTATCAGAAATTAATCCAATTGCATGCTTTGTTGGAAATAATGAAGTAACTGTAGCATCAAAAGGAGCAACTACTTTTCCTTCTGTAGGATCAATTGCTACTCCATTACCTAATGAGCCTAGAGCAAAAGCAGAATCTTCAATTTCTGATAAAGGCTTAATATTTCCTGCTATAGGAGCTTTAATAATTTCCTTCTCTAAAGAGACATTTCTAGTTTTTTTTTACTATCTTGCTCAACTACTGAATTATCTTTCCATAAGAAATAGGTCAATACAAAACCTACTGCCATTGATACTGCTATACATATAAATGAAGCAAACATTCCGCTGGCATCATTATTAGCTGTATTAATGTAGTTTACAACACCAAATATTCCAAGACCACCCATAGTATAAGATTTTACATTCATTGCTCCCATGATGGCTCCACCTACTGCACCGCCTATCATAGAATAAATAAATGGGGTCTTCTTAGGTAATGAGAAACCATAGATTGCAGGTTCTGTTACACCACAAATTCCTGATACAATTGCTGGCAGACATAAAGCTTTTTGCTTTTTATCTTTTAATTTGAAGTACATTGCAATTACTACTGCTGTTTGTGCAAAGGAAGCTCCAAACGTTCCTGTTAAAATAGTATCGTATCCTAGAATTCCTAAATTCATCATTGCTAAAGGAATTAATCCCCAATGTAATCCAAAAATAACAAGTACTTGCCAGAAGAAGCCAAGTAAAATTCCGCATATTATTGGTGATAATTCATATAAACTTCCAAAGCCTTCTCCAACTAAGCTTGTAGCAATTGATACTATTGGTCCTATTACTAAGAAGCCAAGTGGAAGGGAAATTAGCAATACAAATACTGGTACAAAGAAATTTTGTAACATTTCTGGTATAAACTTCTTACCAAGCTTTTGTAACTTACTAGCAAACCAAACAATAAATATTACTGGCACTACACTGCTTGTATAGTCTTGTGCTAAAAATGGAATTCCAAAAATCTTAATATATACTGGACTTTCTGCAAAAGTACCACCAAATAAAGTCATTAATGGCTCACCAGCTGCTAATGTTGACTTTTGAATGTTTGGATAACAAAGAGCAGCTCCAATTATCATTCCTACAAAGGGATTAAGCTTAAATTTATTTGCAGAAGTATATCCAATTATTATTGGCATAAAATAGAATATTGCATCACCAATTGAATTTAATAAAATATAAGCTCCATCTGTTTGTGCATAAAGGCCAAGGAATACAAATAATGCATTAAATCCCTTAATCATACCTGCTGCTGCAAGGGCTCCTAGGAAAGGTTGGAAACAGCCGCTTATAATATCTATAAGCTTATTAAATGCTCCCTTATGTGCATCAACTTCACTGCCCTTATCAATAGAAATATCTGCAACCTTGCAAACTTCTTCAAATACCATAGGTACATGATTACCTATTACTACTTGATATTGTCCTGCACTATGCATTACAGTAACAACACCTTCCATATTTTTAAGGACTTCATCCTTTGCCTTTGATTCATCTTTAAGTCTAAATCTTAAACGTGTAATACAATGTGTTAATCCGTTGATGTTTTCTTTTCCACCAACATTTTTTACAATTTCCTTTGCTAAATTTTCATACTTGCCCATTTTACTCTCCTCCAATTTCTAAATTATGAAATATGAAGGTTTGGCCAACTTAATGTCACCATCCAAATTAAAAAATAAAAGTAATAAATAATTATTTTTAATTATGTCTGCCCTCCTTTTTAAAATTATTTTTATATATAAAAATATATAAATCTTAATTAAGTAATTTAAATAAAAATTAATTTAATATATCTATGTGAATTTGTATCTACTATTTATTTGATTTATAAACTATTCTTTCAATATGAATTGTTAAATATAATTTTTCTTCATCAGAAATAATGTACTGATATTTATCTTCAATAAATTTAGCTATTTTCTCTACACATTGAAAGGAGTTTTTATATTTATTTTGAATAATTCCAAATAAATCATCATTATTTTCATCTTTATAAGTTCTTTCACTAAACACCCTGTCTGCAAAAAATTTTAAATGAGAAATGAATCTATAATAATATACCGAGTCTTCATCAAAGCTAATTTTAAAATTATATCTAACTATGTTTAATATTTCCTGCATTATCTTAGTTATTTTATAAACCCTTTTTACTTCCTTTTCATTACCATCCATTTCTGCATTTACAATATGAAGGGCAATAAAACCTGCTTCATCCTCTGGTAACCTAACTGAAAATATCTCTTCAATAAGATCTAGAGCTGTAAGACCAATGGGATATTCATCTTTATAAAATCTTTTAATTTCCCAAAGGAGGGCATTTTTTACTTCGATACCTTCTAAAAACCTTGTTATTGCTGTATAAATATGGTCTACCAGTGAAATATAAATTGTATCGTTTAACTTCTTACCTAATTGTGTCTTTGCAAAGGTTATAATTTTCTCTCCAAGTTCAACATATTCCATTGGAATATCTGATACAAGTTCTTGAAATTTATTATTTATTTCTTTATTAGATAGTAGAAATATTTTATCTATTTTATCCTCTGAAACTTCATCTCCAACCCTTTTCTTATATGCAATACCACAGCCCATGACAATTTTCTCATTGTCATTTTCCTTAATTACAACAGCATTATTATTAAGAATTTTCTCGATTTTCATATTATCCTCCTTTCTTAATTATTTAATCATTCTTGTATAATACAAGAATTTAAGGTAATAAAAAAACCTATTTATATGTAAAATAAGCCCAACAATACTGTCGAACGAATCTCATATAAATAGGTCTAGCTTGTACTTAAACAATCACTATCCATTTACTATAACTTAATATTATCAATTGACTTTAATCTTGTCAACGTTTTCTAAATTATTTTCAAAATTTGAAAAAATATATATTTAGAAACTACTATTTTTAAATTTCTCCTTTTCAATATTTAGTATTTTATTATAGATTTCATCAGTTTCCTTTATTATTGGCAGGATACTATATTCTTCATCTAAGAATATAAAACTAGCCTTTGTATTATCATAATGCCTTAAATAGCTAGCTGCTTTTTCATCTATAATGTTATTTCTTGGTCCAACATTACAAACTGCTATTATATTATTTCTTCCTTCTTTATACCATTCTTCAAAATATTCATCATAACGCTCTAAAATATCCCTAAACTTTCTTGCTGTCT from Clostridium isatidis harbors:
- a CDS encoding PTS glucose transporter subunit IIA encodes the protein MIKAPIAGNIKPLSEIEDSAFALGSLGNGVAIDPTEGKVVAPFDATVTSLFPTKHAIGLISDKGIEILIHIGINTVKLEGKYFKAHVNQGDKVKAGQNLITFDIDGIKKEGFNIETPIVITNSSDYLDIIETEKEYVNRNDELLTVINN
- a CDS encoding PTS transporter subunit EIIC, with protein sequence MGKYENLAKEIVKNVGGKENINGLTHCITRLRFRLKDESKAKDEVLKNMEGVVTVMHSAGQYQVVIGNHVPMVFEEVCKVADISIDKGSEVDAHKGAFNKLIDIISGCFQPFLGALAAAGMIKGFNALFVFLGLYAQTDGAYILLNSIGDAIFYFMPIIIGYTSANKFKLNPFVGMIIGAALCYPNIQKSTLAAGEPLMTLFGGTFAESPVYIKIFGIPFLAQDYTSSVVPVIFIVWFASKLQKLGKKFIPEMLQNFFVPVFVLLISLPLGFLVIGPIVSIATSLVGEGFGSLYELSPIICGILLGFFWQVLVIFGLHWGLIPLAMMNLGILGYDTILTGTFGASFAQTAVVIAMYFKLKDKKQKALCLPAIVSGICGVTEPAIYGFSLPKKTPFIYSMIGGAVGGAIMGAMNVKSYTMGGLGIFGVVNYINTANNDASGMFASFICIAVSMAVGFVLTYFLWKDNSVVEQDSKKKLEMSL
- the licT gene encoding BglG family transcription antiterminator LicT is translated as MKIEKILNNNAVVIKENDNEKIVMGCGIAYKKRVGDEVSEDKIDKIFLLSNKEINNKFQELVSDIPMEYVELGEKIITFAKTQLGKKLNDTIYISLVDHIYTAITRFLEGIEVKNALLWEIKRFYKDEYPIGLTALDLIEEIFSVRLPEDEAGFIALHIVNAEMDGNEKEVKRVYKITKIMQEILNIVRYNFKISFDEDSVYYYRFISHLKFFADRVFSERTYKDENNDDLFGIIQNKYKNSFQCVEKIAKFIEDKYQYIISDEEKLYLTIHIERIVYKSNK